In Lolium rigidum isolate FL_2022 unplaced genomic scaffold, APGP_CSIRO_Lrig_0.1 contig_41079_1, whole genome shotgun sequence, one DNA window encodes the following:
- the LOC124681377 gene encoding uncharacterized protein LOC124681377 — MTITGCSDSWLIALSKPRRRAPAPAPAPNLRFPVMFRSNRAALTPPPTTVHDDPGPREIPLAFAVLLAAAAAAAAIPHAAIAASGGSMGGRSSSRSSSSTSRSSSSRSSSSSSRSSSSWSSSSTPTSSSSSSTLNLFDSSKTHESVGTAAPPQPMTKEEITLVFQVCAAFIGVIFLALAVWHYNRPRITVVKLQVALLGLAKPFQKELNDIAEKVEASNQRWYKFILTETVSSLSRHNDCCVSSSLSVDVKVGEDSWEDCFDKVAIEERSKFDEETLCNLDGVKRKKAYSKKPDGFRNEYIVVTILVAADGTLKFPKIKRPADLEAVLLKLKSIPTREIQGINVLWTPQEKDDVLSEERLLADYPYLKPLSDY, encoded by the exons ATGACAATCACCGGCTGCTCCGACAGTTGGCTGATCGCCCTGTCGAAACCGCGACGccgtgcgccggcgccggcgccggcgcctaaTCTCCGCTTCCCCGTCATGTTCCGAAGCAATCGCGCAGCCTTGACGCCACCACCGACGACTGTCCATGACGACCCTGGACCACGCGAGATCCCCCTTGCTTTCGCTGTGctactcgccgccgccgccgcggcggcggccatccCGCATGCCGCGATCGCTGCGTCCGGTGGCTCCATGGGCGGCCGCTCGTCCTCAAGGTCGTCTTCTTCAACATCCAGAAGCTCGTCCTCaaggtcctcctcttcatcatccaGAAGCTCATCCTCGTGGTCCTCCTCTTCAACACCCACCAGCTCCTCGTCCTCTTCAACATTGAATTTGTTCGACTCTTCGAAGACTCACGAATCGGTCGGCACAGCGGCGCCTCCACAACCTATGACTAAGGAAGAAATCACCCTAGTCTTCCAAGTGTGTGCGGCGTTCATCGGTGTCATTTTCCTGGCCCTCGCTGTGTGGCACTACAACCGGCCGAGGATTACCGTGGTTAAGCTCCAG GTTGCATTGCTGGGCTTGGCAAAACCGTTTCAGAAGGAACTGAACGACATTGCTGAGAAGGTGGAGGCTTCCAACCAGCGCTGGTATAAGTTCATATTGACAG AGACAGTATCTTCCTTGAGCCGTCACAATGACTGCTGCGTCTCTTCGAGCTTATCA GTTGATGTCAAAGTTGGAGAGGATTCATGGGAGGACTGTTTCGATAAAGTTGCTATTGAGGAGAGGAGCAAATTTGATGAAGAAACGCTTTGCAACTTGGATGGGGTCAAGAGGAAGAAAGCATACTCCAAAAAGCCAGATGGCTTCAGAAACGAATATATAGTG GTAACCATCCTAGTCGCTGCTGATGGAACATTGAAGTTTCCAAAAATCAAAAGACCCGCTGATTTGGAAGCAGTACTGCTAAAACTTAAATCTATACCTACAAGAGAAATCCAG GGCATTAATGTCTTATGGACTCCACAAGAAAAGGATGATGTTCTTTCTGAGGAGAGGCTTCTAGCGGATTATCCTTATCTGAAGCCCCTGAGTGATTACTAG